A section of the Spirosoma pollinicola genome encodes:
- a CDS encoding glutamine synthetase III family protein, with amino-acid sequence MSNFRFKALEIAQSRHAMQVTAPTERVGDFFGSYTFNNEVMRALLSPEAYLKVTEAISTNGQIDRTIADEVAGAMKSWATSKGATHYTHWFQPLTGETAEKHDAFFDITLDGKAVEKFKGSALVQQEPDASSFPNGGLRNTFEARGYTGWDPSSPAFLMDNGAGGKTLCIPSVFISYTGEALDYKTPLLKALNALDKAATAVCQYFDRNITKVTPTLGPEQEYFVVDRALFYARPDLVLAGRTVFGHSPARGQQLEDHYFGSIPPRVNAFMVDFEFESMKLGMPVRTRHNEVAPGQFEVAPTFEEVNLAVDHNALLMDLMEKISEKHNLKVLFHEKPFAGVNGSGKHNNWSMGTNTGVNLLAPSTKPKESLRFLTFLVNVIKAVHDNADLLRASIASAGNEHRLGANEAPPAIVSIFLGESLTQALNDLEVKSEVTVNKGDNVYYKLGLNRIPSLMRDNTDRNRTSPFAFTGNKFEFRAVGSAANSASTMTVLNAIVADQLNKFKMDLDARLAKGEKKELAIVDILKEYYTNTKRILFEGNGYSDEWVEEADRRGLSNIKSSPEALGIFVKPESLALFERTGVMNHAEVESRYEIELEKYIKNVQIESRVMGDLAMNHIVSTALKYQNKLAETARNLVELGMNAEAEPIKAILREISTRVIAIKRNVESMVEARKKANNVIDTSDRAKLYSTEVKDHFDIIRYEVDKLEEVVDDEDWPLVKYRELLFIK; translated from the coding sequence ATGTCAAATTTTCGATTCAAAGCCCTTGAAATTGCCCAAAGTCGCCATGCGATGCAGGTGACTGCACCCACCGAGCGGGTTGGTGATTTTTTTGGAAGCTATACGTTTAATAATGAAGTGATGCGGGCCTTGCTCTCGCCCGAAGCGTACCTGAAAGTAACCGAGGCAATCAGTACCAATGGCCAAATTGACCGCACCATTGCCGACGAAGTAGCAGGGGCCATGAAGTCGTGGGCCACCTCAAAAGGGGCTACCCACTACACACACTGGTTTCAGCCACTAACGGGAGAAACTGCCGAGAAACATGACGCTTTTTTCGACATAACGCTCGATGGAAAAGCCGTTGAGAAATTCAAGGGAAGTGCCCTGGTGCAACAGGAACCCGATGCGTCGTCGTTTCCAAACGGTGGCCTTCGTAACACCTTCGAAGCGCGGGGGTACACCGGCTGGGACCCGTCGTCGCCCGCGTTCTTGATGGACAACGGGGCAGGGGGGAAAACCCTCTGTATTCCGTCGGTCTTTATCTCGTACACAGGCGAAGCTCTGGACTATAAAACACCCCTGCTGAAAGCCCTGAATGCCCTCGATAAAGCGGCAACGGCCGTTTGTCAGTACTTCGACCGGAACATTACGAAAGTGACGCCAACGCTCGGTCCCGAGCAGGAGTATTTTGTGGTTGATCGGGCGCTGTTCTATGCCCGCCCTGATCTGGTGCTGGCAGGCCGGACGGTTTTTGGGCATTCACCCGCCAGAGGGCAACAATTGGAAGACCATTATTTTGGCTCCATTCCGCCCCGCGTCAATGCCTTTATGGTCGATTTTGAATTCGAGTCCATGAAACTTGGTATGCCCGTTCGGACGCGCCATAACGAAGTAGCACCGGGGCAGTTTGAAGTGGCACCAACGTTTGAAGAAGTCAATCTGGCCGTAGACCATAACGCTCTGCTGATGGATTTGATGGAAAAGATTTCGGAGAAACACAACCTGAAAGTGCTTTTTCATGAAAAACCATTCGCTGGAGTCAATGGTAGCGGGAAGCATAATAACTGGTCGATGGGGACCAATACAGGGGTGAACTTGCTTGCTCCGAGCACTAAGCCGAAAGAGAGTTTACGGTTTTTGACCTTCCTGGTCAATGTCATCAAAGCGGTTCATGACAACGCCGATCTATTGCGGGCCAGTATTGCCTCGGCAGGTAATGAACATCGTCTTGGGGCCAATGAAGCCCCGCCGGCTATCGTGTCTATATTTTTGGGTGAGTCCCTCACACAGGCGTTAAATGACCTGGAGGTCAAGTCGGAAGTGACCGTCAATAAGGGCGATAACGTATATTATAAACTTGGTTTGAATCGGATTCCAAGCCTGATGCGCGACAACACCGACCGCAACCGAACATCGCCTTTTGCCTTTACGGGCAACAAATTCGAGTTTCGGGCGGTGGGCAGTGCAGCGAACTCCGCTTCGACGATGACTGTGCTGAATGCGATCGTAGCCGACCAACTGAATAAGTTTAAAATGGATCTCGATGCGCGTCTGGCGAAAGGCGAAAAGAAAGAACTGGCAATTGTCGATATTCTGAAAGAATATTACACCAACACGAAGCGAATTCTGTTTGAAGGCAATGGGTATTCTGACGAATGGGTTGAAGAGGCTGACCGCCGGGGACTGTCGAACATCAAATCATCGCCCGAAGCGCTGGGTATTTTTGTAAAGCCGGAATCGCTGGCGTTGTTTGAGCGGACAGGCGTTATGAATCATGCCGAAGTAGAATCCCGCTATGAGATTGAGCTGGAGAAATACATTAAGAATGTACAGATCGAGTCGCGCGTGATGGGCGATCTGGCTATGAACCACATCGTATCGACGGCTCTAAAATACCAGAACAAACTGGCCGAAACAGCCCGGAATTTAGTCGAATTAGGTATGAATGCCGAAGCTGAGCCAATAAAGGCTATTCTGCGCGAAATTTCGACCCGCGTTATCGCTATTAAAAGGAATGTAGAGTCGATGGTTGAAGCGCGCAAAAAAGCCAACAACGTAATTGACACCAGCGATCGTGCGAAACTCTATTCGACTGAGGTAAAAGATCATTTTGATATTATCCGCTACGAGGTGGATAAACTTGAAGAAGTCGTTGACGATGAAGACTGGCCATTGGTGAAGTACCGCGAATTGCTGTTTATTAAATAG
- a CDS encoding M28 family metallopeptidase has translation MNIPQGRLTVQKILRELSSLPHRGAATANETKAGDLLQGYLAGMGATVKKEPFQTPKTYATIVYWLMGGLLTGLALIPVTGVAVGLVWYFVWLAWLYFNWRYSFITKFPVQHTAHNVVGRWASRTREGEVRKKVILIAHYDTAPVSLLYSPKRQAYFRLSLISSLWLMLLAGALATLEAFRIASPYLTYVRYGLMVYFVVQAVLGTLGYWLKGYANGANDNATGVAAALATANKLRQANLLNVDIEVVLTSAEEVGMIGAYHYVEAHRKEWKRGQTLAINFDSLGAGKLTVVEQTGTAEVIRYDNEPTRLARQLVNTDAFRDRAQMRNWHTADFDSVWFVRKKIPVLALCAVDADGRMPRIHQLDDTLDNVDESPIYTAIDMATAVVIAWLTSDKA, from the coding sequence ATGAACATCCCGCAGGGCCGTCTGACGGTTCAGAAAATTCTCCGCGAACTCTCTTCGTTGCCTCATCGTGGAGCGGCTACCGCCAACGAAACCAAAGCGGGCGATCTGCTGCAGGGTTACCTTGCCGGTATGGGGGCAACGGTAAAAAAGGAGCCTTTTCAAACGCCCAAAACCTATGCAACAATTGTTTACTGGCTCATGGGCGGGCTGTTGACAGGATTGGCCCTGATTCCGGTTACTGGAGTTGCCGTTGGACTGGTTTGGTATTTCGTATGGCTGGCCTGGCTGTACTTCAACTGGCGATATTCGTTCATCACTAAGTTTCCTGTTCAGCATACAGCCCACAACGTAGTTGGCAGATGGGCATCCCGAACCAGGGAAGGGGAGGTTCGTAAAAAAGTTATCCTGATAGCGCATTATGATACGGCCCCGGTATCATTGCTTTACAGCCCCAAACGACAGGCTTACTTCCGATTATCCCTCATTAGTTCGTTGTGGCTCATGCTGTTGGCGGGTGCGCTGGCTACGCTCGAAGCCTTCCGAATTGCCTCGCCCTATCTTACCTATGTCCGGTATGGATTGATGGTCTACTTTGTTGTTCAGGCCGTTTTGGGCACTCTGGGGTATTGGCTTAAAGGGTATGCTAATGGAGCTAATGACAATGCCACTGGCGTAGCGGCAGCCCTCGCCACTGCCAACAAGCTACGACAGGCTAATCTGCTCAATGTGGATATTGAGGTCGTATTGACAAGTGCGGAGGAGGTGGGTATGATAGGCGCATATCACTATGTGGAAGCGCACCGAAAAGAGTGGAAGCGGGGCCAGACACTGGCCATAAACTTCGATTCGCTGGGGGCTGGGAAGCTGACTGTTGTTGAACAAACCGGCACTGCAGAAGTGATCCGGTATGATAATGAACCCACCCGGCTGGCGCGTCAATTAGTCAATACCGATGCGTTTCGAGATCGTGCCCAGATGCGAAACTGGCACACCGCTGATTTTGATAGTGTTTGGTTTGTGCGTAAAAAAATACCTGTTCTGGCCCTTTGCGCGGTAGATGCCGACGGGCGAATGCCACGCATTCATCAATTGGACGATACCCTCGACAATGTAGACGAATCCCCCATTTACACCGCCATCGACATGGCCACCGCCGTTGTGATCGCTTGGTTAACAAGCGATAAGGCTTAA